The Exiguobacterium acetylicum genome includes a window with the following:
- a CDS encoding M23 family metallopeptidase, with the protein MKVRFYSAVLSLALIGTSVSVDAASKEDLLKEQQEVESRLKETERSQNQTSEKLILTKQERKEARAQLDEVNSRLDDLALKIADQQAAVAASKEQLRLTEEAISETLKELHQQEDLLGSRLRAVQQKGDVKYIEVLLDAKDFGDLISRFSTVSEIIKQDDNVLQAYKANVKQLNEQRSEQALLLESLKQEQRKLLVLQTRIIAESELKRKLVVQLNTKVKELQQEQFSKAEEAEILADQRRLIQNELIALQEAERKAKEEAKRKAEEAARAAEAKRQAEAAAAARAAEAKANQEESTKVETPETETSVPEVEAPTATPDTSADVDVSRPFHLPVKGYVSSPFGPRNNPLTGKPELHTGIDLVNAKGTPIHAAAGGIVLRAGSATGYGNVVMVTHLIDRQVYTTVYAHLDSISVSAGQTVMPGQTVGTLGSTGWSTGPHLHFELHKGEWAVGQPNAVDPAPYIF; encoded by the coding sequence ATGAAAGTCCGATTCTATTCTGCCGTCCTGAGCTTAGCTTTGATTGGAACTAGTGTGTCCGTTGATGCCGCGTCGAAAGAAGATTTGCTGAAGGAACAACAGGAGGTCGAAAGCCGTCTAAAAGAGACGGAACGATCACAGAATCAGACATCAGAGAAGTTAATCTTGACGAAACAGGAGCGCAAGGAAGCCCGTGCGCAACTGGATGAAGTCAACAGCCGTTTGGATGATTTAGCGCTTAAAATAGCCGATCAACAAGCGGCTGTTGCTGCATCTAAAGAACAATTGCGTCTGACGGAAGAAGCGATTTCCGAGACGCTAAAGGAACTGCACCAGCAAGAGGATTTGCTCGGAAGCCGATTGCGTGCCGTCCAGCAAAAAGGAGATGTCAAATACATCGAGGTCTTGCTCGACGCGAAGGACTTCGGTGATCTGATTTCGCGTTTCAGTACGGTCAGTGAGATCATCAAACAAGATGATAATGTCTTACAAGCTTATAAGGCGAACGTCAAACAACTGAACGAACAACGTTCTGAACAGGCATTGTTGCTCGAAAGCCTGAAACAGGAACAACGAAAGTTGCTCGTGCTTCAGACGCGCATCATTGCCGAGTCTGAGCTGAAGCGAAAGCTCGTCGTCCAGTTGAACACGAAGGTCAAGGAACTGCAACAAGAGCAGTTCTCGAAAGCCGAGGAAGCAGAAATCCTGGCTGATCAGCGCCGCCTGATTCAAAACGAATTGATTGCTCTGCAGGAAGCAGAACGTAAAGCAAAAGAAGAGGCGAAACGCAAAGCGGAAGAAGCGGCACGGGCTGCAGAAGCCAAACGTCAAGCAGAAGCCGCTGCAGCTGCACGCGCGGCAGAAGCGAAAGCGAACCAAGAAGAGTCAACGAAAGTAGAGACACCGGAAACGGAGACGTCGGTTCCTGAAGTCGAGGCGCCTACTGCAACACCGGATACGAGCGCTGATGTTGATGTCAGCCGACCGTTCCACTTACCGGTCAAAGGCTATGTCTCGTCACCATTTGGACCACGGAACAATCCATTGACAGGGAAACCGGAGCTTCATACAGGCATCGATCTCGTCAATGCAAAAGGAACACCGATCCATGCGGCGGCAGGTGGTATCGTTCTGCGTGCAGGTAGTGCGACCGGTTACGGAAATGTCGTCATGGTGACGCATTTGATCGATAGACAAGTCTATACGACCGTTTATGCGCATCTTGACTCAATCAGTGTGTCTGCGGGTCAAACGGTTATGCCAGGTCAGACGGTCGGTACGCTTGGCTCAACCGGTTGGTCGACAGGACCGCATCTGCATTTCGAATTGCATAAGGGAGAGTGGGCGGTCGGACAACCGAATGCAGTCGATCCGGCACCGTACATCTTTTGA
- the cccB gene encoding cytochrome c551, which yields MKLKNLLLALGLGTTLALAACGGSDDSSSSDSSSTKEESTMNDDSSKTETAVDAEKIFANNCASCHGNNLEGNVGPNLTKVGSKYSSEEIQEIIKNGKGQMPAGLLKEDEEIVAVADWLADKK from the coding sequence ATGAAGCTGAAAAACTTGTTACTCGCGTTAGGGTTAGGGACGACACTTGCGCTCGCAGCATGTGGCGGTAGTGACGATTCAAGCTCTAGCGATTCGTCAAGCACAAAGGAAGAGTCGACGATGAACGATGATTCGTCGAAGACAGAGACGGCAGTCGACGCGGAAAAAATCTTCGCGAACAACTGTGCATCGTGTCACGGGAACAACCTTGAAGGGAACGTCGGACCGAACCTGACGAAGGTCGGCTCGAAATATTCTTCAGAGGAAATCCAAGAAATCATCAAGAACGGGAAAGGGCAAATGCCTGCTGGACTCCTAAAAGAAGATGAAGAAATCGTCGCTGTTGCCGACTGGCTCGCTGACAAAAAATAA
- a CDS encoding PDZ domain-containing protein, with translation MRLELLDDIGWTAISLIASPTLWLALLVSWVIGIRRVKRERGLFRSRTHGKRSDVLETLLPGLLVGLVLSVVSGWLGLTVTPQYALLLLGLSSVLLLIGIVRLNVPLWPIVLLGLAGWFVMDARLDPVRAVEPKMILLLATLTLVAEGLLVWWRGQRRLSPSLVVSKRGRFIGGLSANKLWLLPLLVFVPGDVLETWWPRYSFPELVPVILWLPIGFSFLFTGKLPKELIRPLVQGRLITSLVAILLTVLAYVTGQAEWLYGILLLLVLHILLHQRVKRLNRAQTPLFLNGTRGAVILGTLPDKPAAEMGLIPGEAIYKVNGEKVDSEASFYEAIQKHKPYLRLEVMNHNGDIRFAQRAFYEQDHHELGILFVNEPVHSRTKVRSLH, from the coding sequence ATGCGCTTGGAATTACTCGATGATATTGGTTGGACCGCGATTAGTCTCATCGCCAGTCCGACCTTGTGGTTAGCACTCCTTGTCAGTTGGGTCATCGGCATCCGGCGTGTCAAACGGGAACGCGGTCTGTTCCGCTCCCGAACACACGGAAAACGAAGCGATGTTCTCGAAACACTTTTACCGGGTTTACTCGTTGGTCTCGTCTTGTCCGTCGTCAGCGGATGGCTTGGATTAACGGTGACTCCGCAATATGCTCTGTTGTTACTAGGACTCTCAAGCGTGTTGTTGTTGATTGGCATCGTTCGCTTGAACGTACCGCTTTGGCCAATCGTCTTGCTTGGACTTGCTGGCTGGTTCGTAATGGATGCACGTCTTGATCCGGTTCGAGCCGTTGAGCCGAAAATGATTTTATTACTTGCGACGTTAACGCTTGTTGCTGAAGGTCTCCTCGTCTGGTGGCGAGGGCAAAGACGCCTGTCACCGTCACTCGTCGTCTCGAAGCGCGGTCGGTTCATCGGTGGCTTGTCAGCGAATAAGCTTTGGCTCTTGCCGTTGCTCGTCTTCGTTCCGGGCGACGTGCTTGAAACATGGTGGCCACGCTACAGCTTCCCGGAACTCGTTCCGGTCATTCTGTGGTTACCGATTGGCTTTAGCTTCCTCTTTACCGGTAAGTTGCCGAAAGAGTTGATACGTCCACTCGTCCAAGGCCGTTTGATCACGAGTCTCGTTGCGATTCTATTGACGGTGCTTGCGTACGTCACGGGGCAAGCTGAATGGCTGTACGGCATCCTCTTATTGCTCGTCCTGCACATTCTGTTGCATCAACGGGTCAAGCGCTTGAACCGGGCGCAGACACCGTTGTTCCTCAACGGAACGCGTGGAGCGGTCATTCTCGGAACACTTCCTGATAAACCGGCTGCCGAGATGGGCTTGATTCCGGGTGAAGCCATCTATAAAGTCAACGGTGAGAAGGTCGACTCGGAAGCGTCGTTCTACGAAGCGATTCAAAAACACAAGCCGTATTTGCGTCTTGAAGTCATGAACCACAACGGAGACATCCGTTTTGCGCAACGTGCCTTCTATGAACAAGATCATCATGAGCTCGGTATCCTGTTCGTGAACGAGCCAGTTCATAGTCGTACGAAGGTTCGATCCCTGCATTAA
- the ftsX gene encoding permease-like cell division protein FtsX has product MKFNGFRHLREGAKGLVRNGWMTFASVSAVTVTLLLVGIFAMLMFNVNKISDNVEKDVEIQVFVEREADQSKIDSVGDSLKQMPGVNSVRYSSKEEELDRFKEQLGEGSQAYQSVEKDNPLHDRYIVKATSPKETETLANSIKKMENVDSVEYGKDYVKKMFNFLEGVRIGGIILIVGLTFMAMFLISNTIKVTIFSRRREIEIMRLVGAKNGFIRAPFFVEGLLMGILGAIIPIVVVYFGYEVSYNAIQPQLTTVNAGIFSLIPPGELSAQVVLILLGLGAFIGVWGSTTSLGRFLKI; this is encoded by the coding sequence ATGAAGTTTAATGGATTCCGTCATTTACGGGAAGGGGCAAAAGGTCTCGTCCGGAACGGCTGGATGACATTCGCTTCTGTCAGTGCCGTTACCGTCACGTTACTTCTCGTAGGAATATTCGCGATGCTCATGTTCAACGTCAACAAGATTTCCGATAACGTCGAAAAAGACGTCGAAATCCAAGTGTTCGTCGAACGAGAAGCAGACCAGTCGAAGATTGATTCAGTAGGTGATTCCCTCAAGCAGATGCCGGGTGTCAACTCTGTTCGTTATAGTTCGAAAGAAGAAGAACTGGACCGCTTCAAGGAGCAACTTGGCGAAGGATCACAAGCCTATCAGTCGGTTGAAAAGGATAATCCTCTTCACGACCGATATATCGTCAAAGCTACCTCACCAAAAGAGACAGAAACACTTGCAAATTCCATCAAAAAAATGGAAAATGTAGATAGTGTCGAATATGGTAAGGACTATGTTAAAAAGATGTTTAACTTCCTTGAAGGAGTTCGGATCGGTGGAATCATCCTGATCGTCGGATTGACGTTCATGGCGATGTTCCTCATTTCGAACACAATCAAAGTCACGATCTTCTCTCGTCGCCGGGAAATCGAGATCATGCGCCTCGTCGGAGCGAAAAACGGATTCATCCGTGCACCGTTCTTCGTCGAAGGATTATTGATGGGCATATTAGGTGCCATCATCCCGATCGTCGTCGTCTACTTCGGTTACGAAGTCTCCTACAACGCGATCCAACCCCAACTAACTACTGTGAATGCGGGAATCTTCTCGCTGATTCCACCAGGTGAACTGTCGGCACAAGTCGTCTTGATCCTGCTCGGACTCGGTGCATTCATCGGTGTATGGGGATCAACGACATCACTCGGTCGTTTCTTGAAGATTTAA
- the ftsE gene encoding cell division ATP-binding protein FtsE: protein MIKMQRISKIYPNGVTALREVDLTINQGEFVYIVGPSGAGKSTFMKMMYREEKPTSGSFLFKGIEVGKLKNRQIPELRRQIGVIFQDFKLLPSLTVYENVAFALEVVGEDKAQIRKKVLEVLDLVKLKHKERNYPDELSGGEQQRISIARAIVNRPSLVIADEPTGNLDPDTAWEIMEVFEEIYRRGTTVVMATHNRDIVNKMRHRVLAIDGGKIVRDEEKGMYGYEV, encoded by the coding sequence GTGATCAAGATGCAACGAATCAGTAAGATTTATCCGAACGGCGTCACGGCACTCCGTGAGGTCGATTTGACGATCAATCAAGGCGAATTCGTCTATATCGTCGGTCCGTCGGGTGCGGGTAAATCAACATTCATGAAAATGATGTACCGCGAAGAGAAACCAACGAGCGGTTCATTTTTGTTTAAAGGAATCGAAGTCGGGAAGCTCAAAAACCGTCAAATCCCCGAACTTCGTCGCCAAATCGGCGTCATCTTCCAAGATTTTAAATTACTCCCGTCACTGACGGTTTATGAAAATGTCGCCTTTGCACTAGAAGTCGTAGGGGAAGACAAAGCACAAATCCGGAAGAAAGTACTCGAAGTACTCGATCTCGTCAAGCTCAAGCATAAAGAGCGCAACTATCCGGACGAATTATCTGGGGGCGAACAACAACGGATCTCGATCGCGAGAGCCATCGTCAACCGTCCGTCACTCGTCATCGCCGATGAACCGACTGGAAACCTGGACCCGGATACAGCATGGGAGATCATGGAAGTATTCGAAGAGATCTATCGCCGTGGGACAACGGTCGTAATGGCGACACACAACCGGGACATCGTTAACAAGATGCGTCATCGTGTCTTAGCGATCGATGGAGGAAAAATCGTCCGAGACGAAGAGAAAGGAATGTACGGCTATGAAGTTTAA
- a CDS encoding S41 family peptidase codes for MKKSTTAVIAVSTFGLGLGAGAVGMLAAGGTDSVSTSSSSANATGDWKKVDQVRQMIEQNYLEDVTDKELLDGALSGMAEVLDDPYSVYMDESETASFNTNLSSSFEGIGATLEQKGESIVIVSPIKGSPAEKAGIKPGDVILEIDGKSTKGQKTDQAVKKIRGEKGTNVVLTIQRSGQDAMDITIKRDTIPIETVYTSTEDVNGKKIGVLQVTQFSEPTAEEFEKGLAKLESQNIDGLVIDVRGNPGGLLTAVSDMIAPFIPKDVPIYQVENNKGERQQEFGKADEKKPYNIVVLEDGGSASASEILAAGLKEGAGAEVVGTKSFGKGIVQSAYDLKDGSDLKLTTNKWLTPDGNWIHKKGVKPTIEVKQPAYFNVTKILTDQKSLAVGDYGKSVENAHLVLEAIGYEPKGQEGYFGDTMKQAVEALQKDAKLEVTGKIDQQTAGEMETRLLKKLEDDKNDVQRKKALEVAAQ; via the coding sequence GTGAAAAAATCTACAACAGCAGTCATCGCGGTCAGTACCTTCGGGCTTGGTTTAGGGGCAGGTGCTGTCGGGATGTTAGCGGCTGGCGGAACGGATTCCGTCTCGACATCATCGTCGTCTGCGAATGCGACGGGTGATTGGAAAAAAGTCGATCAGGTGCGTCAAATGATCGAACAGAACTATCTAGAGGACGTGACGGATAAAGAATTATTAGACGGTGCGTTATCCGGTATGGCGGAAGTGCTCGACGACCCGTATTCGGTCTATATGGATGAGTCGGAGACGGCATCGTTCAATACGAATCTGTCGTCTTCGTTTGAAGGGATCGGCGCAACGCTTGAACAAAAAGGTGAGTCGATCGTTATTGTCTCGCCAATCAAAGGGTCACCCGCTGAAAAAGCCGGTATCAAGCCAGGCGACGTCATCTTAGAAATCGATGGTAAGTCGACGAAAGGGCAAAAAACGGATCAGGCGGTCAAAAAAATTCGTGGTGAAAAAGGAACGAACGTCGTTCTGACGATTCAGCGCAGTGGTCAAGACGCGATGGACATCACGATCAAACGGGATACGATTCCGATTGAGACGGTCTATACGTCGACGGAAGACGTTAACGGGAAGAAGATCGGTGTCTTGCAAGTGACACAGTTCTCAGAACCGACGGCAGAAGAGTTTGAGAAGGGTCTTGCGAAGCTCGAGAGTCAGAACATCGATGGACTTGTCATCGACGTCCGGGGGAACCCAGGTGGTCTCCTGACGGCTGTCTCAGACATGATTGCGCCGTTCATTCCGAAGGACGTTCCAATTTATCAAGTCGAGAACAATAAAGGGGAGCGTCAGCAGGAATTCGGGAAGGCAGACGAGAAGAAACCTTATAACATCGTCGTTCTCGAAGACGGCGGATCAGCGTCCGCGTCCGAGATTTTGGCAGCCGGTCTGAAAGAAGGAGCAGGAGCTGAAGTCGTCGGAACGAAATCGTTCGGTAAAGGAATCGTTCAAAGTGCCTACGACCTGAAGGACGGTAGCGATTTGAAGTTAACGACGAACAAATGGCTGACACCGGACGGCAACTGGATTCACAAAAAAGGAGTCAAGCCGACGATTGAAGTCAAACAACCGGCTTACTTCAACGTGACGAAGATTTTGACTGATCAAAAGTCACTCGCAGTCGGCGATTACGGTAAATCGGTCGAAAACGCTCATCTGGTTCTCGAAGCAATCGGTTACGAGCCAAAAGGACAGGAAGGGTATTTTGGTGACACGATGAAACAAGCTGTCGAAGCCTTGCAAAAGGATGCGAAGCTTGAGGTCACTGGAAAAATCGATCAGCAGACGGCGGGTGAGATGGAGACACGTCTCCTGAAGAAACTCGAGGACGACAAAAATGATGTCCAGCGAAAAAAAGCACTCGAGGTCGCTGCTCAATAA
- the uvrA gene encoding excinuclease ABC subunit UvrA, giving the protein MGEKKNQIIIKGARVNNLQNIDVEIPRDQLVVLTGLSGSGKSSLAFDTIYAEGQRRYVESLSAYARQFLGQMDKPDVDTIEGLSPAISIDQKTTSKNPRSTVGTVTEIYDYLRLLYARIGKPICPNHGIEISSQTISQMVDQVMEQPERTRLQILAPIVSGRKGTHVKVLDDLKKEGFVRVRINGETLDLAEEITLEKNKKHSIEVVVDRVVVRPDVEARLADSLETALRLADGRAIVDTMDGNELLFSEHHACPICGFSIGELEPRMFSFNSPFGACTSCDGLGTKLEVDVDLVVPHPDKSLNEGAIVAWEPTSSQYYPQLLKAVCDHFKIDMDTPFEQLSEEHRETILNGNTKEEIHFRYENDFGMVRNTNLYFEGVLNNLQRRFKETSSDYIREQMEGYMAKKACPTCKGHRLKRESLAVKVSDHHIGEVTKMSVKQAVMFFDELPEKLSEKDQTISRMIVREIHERASFLENVGLDYLTISRAAGTLSGGEAQRIRLATQIGSRLTGVLYVLDEPSIGLHQRDNDRLINTLKAMRDLGNTLIVVEHDEDTMMASDYLIDIGPGAGDHGGFVTAAGKPEELMKDANSLTGQYLSGKKFIPVPSTRKEPDGRMLHIHKASENNLKNVDVDIPLGLFVAVTGVSGSGKSTLINEILYKTIAHEMNRAKEKPGAHKGITGLDQIDKVIDIDQSPIGRTPRSNPATYTGVFDDIRDVFASTNEAKLRGYKKGRFSFNIKGGRCEACRGDGIIKIEMHFLPDVYVPCEVCHGKRYNRETLEVKYKGKTIADVLEMTVEDALAFFENIPKITRKLQTIADVGLTYMRLGQPATELSGGEAQRVKLASELHKRSTGKTIYILDEPTTGLHVHDIARLLKVLQRLVDNGDTVLVIEHNLDVIKTADYLIDLGPEGGDGGGTIVAAGTPEQIAEVKASYTGHYLAPVLERDAARIES; this is encoded by the coding sequence TTGGGAGAAAAGAAGAATCAGATTATCATCAAAGGCGCTCGCGTCAATAATCTACAAAACATCGATGTCGAAATTCCCCGTGACCAGCTCGTCGTCTTGACGGGTTTGTCCGGGTCAGGGAAATCGTCGCTTGCGTTTGACACGATTTACGCTGAAGGACAACGCCGTTACGTCGAAAGTTTATCTGCTTATGCCCGTCAGTTCCTTGGACAGATGGATAAACCGGATGTCGACACGATTGAAGGACTAAGTCCAGCGATCTCGATCGACCAGAAAACGACGAGTAAAAACCCACGATCAACGGTCGGAACCGTCACGGAGATCTATGACTATCTGCGTCTGTTGTACGCACGGATCGGGAAACCGATCTGTCCGAATCATGGAATCGAGATTTCGAGTCAGACGATCAGTCAGATGGTTGACCAAGTAATGGAGCAACCAGAACGGACGCGTCTGCAAATCCTCGCGCCGATCGTCTCCGGACGAAAAGGAACGCACGTTAAAGTCCTCGACGATCTCAAGAAAGAGGGCTTCGTCCGTGTGCGCATCAACGGAGAGACACTTGATCTCGCGGAAGAGATCACGCTTGAGAAAAATAAAAAACATTCGATTGAAGTCGTCGTCGACCGTGTTGTTGTTCGACCAGACGTCGAAGCCCGTCTCGCCGATTCACTTGAAACAGCGCTTCGCCTTGCTGACGGTCGTGCCATCGTCGATACGATGGATGGAAACGAACTCTTGTTCAGTGAACACCATGCTTGTCCGATTTGCGGCTTCTCGATTGGTGAACTCGAGCCACGGATGTTCTCGTTCAACTCACCGTTTGGTGCTTGTACGTCATGTGATGGACTGGGGACGAAGCTTGAAGTCGACGTCGATCTCGTCGTGCCACATCCCGATAAGTCATTGAACGAAGGGGCAATCGTTGCCTGGGAACCAACAAGTTCGCAGTATTATCCTCAATTGCTCAAAGCGGTTTGTGACCACTTCAAGATTGATATGGATACACCGTTCGAGCAGTTGTCAGAAGAACACCGCGAAACGATCTTAAACGGAAACACAAAAGAAGAGATTCACTTCCGGTATGAGAACGACTTCGGGATGGTTCGAAATACAAATCTTTACTTTGAAGGGGTCCTCAATAACTTACAACGTCGCTTCAAAGAAACGTCATCTGATTATATCCGTGAACAGATGGAAGGCTACATGGCGAAGAAGGCGTGTCCGACATGTAAAGGACACCGCTTGAAACGGGAATCACTCGCTGTCAAAGTATCCGATCACCATATCGGTGAAGTGACGAAGATGTCCGTCAAACAAGCGGTCATGTTCTTTGACGAACTACCAGAGAAATTGAGTGAGAAGGATCAGACGATTTCGCGGATGATCGTCCGGGAGATTCATGAACGGGCGTCGTTCCTCGAAAACGTTGGTCTCGATTACCTGACGATCTCGCGTGCAGCGGGAACTTTATCCGGTGGGGAAGCACAACGGATTCGTCTTGCGACCCAAATCGGTTCGCGTCTGACGGGCGTCCTCTACGTCCTCGATGAACCATCGATTGGTTTGCACCAGCGCGATAATGATCGCTTGATCAATACATTAAAAGCGATGCGTGACCTCGGGAACACGTTGATCGTCGTCGAGCACGATGAAGATACGATGATGGCATCGGACTACTTGATTGATATCGGACCAGGTGCCGGGGATCATGGTGGTTTTGTCACGGCAGCTGGTAAACCAGAAGAATTGATGAAGGATGCGAACTCGCTGACTGGTCAATATTTGTCCGGGAAGAAGTTCATCCCTGTCCCATCGACACGCAAAGAGCCAGACGGTCGGATGCTCCACATCCACAAAGCGTCGGAAAACAACCTGAAGAATGTTGATGTCGACATTCCGCTTGGTTTGTTCGTTGCTGTGACGGGTGTGTCGGGATCCGGGAAATCGACATTGATCAATGAGATTCTCTATAAGACGATTGCCCACGAGATGAACCGGGCGAAGGAAAAACCAGGTGCCCATAAAGGCATCACTGGTCTTGACCAAATCGACAAGGTCATCGACATCGATCAGTCGCCGATTGGTCGAACACCGCGTTCGAACCCAGCGACCTATACTGGCGTCTTCGATGATATCCGTGACGTCTTTGCTTCAACGAATGAAGCAAAACTCCGTGGATACAAAAAAGGACGCTTCAGTTTCAACATCAAAGGTGGACGCTGTGAAGCGTGTCGTGGAGACGGAATCATCAAGATCGAGATGCACTTCTTACCGGACGTCTATGTACCGTGTGAAGTCTGTCATGGGAAACGTTATAACCGCGAAACACTAGAAGTAAAATATAAAGGCAAAACGATTGCCGATGTCCTTGAGATGACGGTCGAAGATGCACTCGCGTTCTTCGAAAACATTCCGAAGATCACCCGGAAACTGCAGACGATTGCTGACGTCGGTCTGACGTACATGCGTCTCGGTCAACCTGCGACGGAACTGTCCGGTGGGGAAGCACAGCGCGTCAAACTGGCGTCTGAGTTGCATAAGCGTTCGACCGGTAAAACGATCTATATTCTCGATGAGCCGACGACAGGACTGCACGTTCACGATATCGCGCGTCTCCTGAAAGTCTTGCAACGTCTCGTCGACAATGGTGATACGGTACTTGTCATCGAACACAACTTAGATGTCATCAAGACAGCGGATTACTTGATTGATCTTGGACCAGAAGGGGGCGACGGTGGCGGAACAATCGTAGCTGCCGGTACACCGGAACAGATCGCTGAAGTCAAAGCATCATATACGGGACATTATCTCGCTCCAGTCCTTGAACGGGATGCGGCACGAATTGAATCGTGA
- the uvrB gene encoding excinuclease ABC subunit UvrB has product MDFELVSPFEPGGDQPTAIEKLVTGLKQGERHQTLLGATGTGKTFTVSNVIKEIKKPTLVLAHNKTLAGQLYSEFKEFFPNNAVEYFVSFYDYYQPEAYVPSTDTFIEKDSSINDEIDKLRHSATSALFEREDVLIVASVSCIYGLGNPEEYNNHVLSLRVGNEMGRNEMLRRLIDIQYERNDIDFQRGRFRVRGDVVEIFPASRDEQCVRVEFFGDEIERIRDMDPLTGEIVADREHISIFPASHFVTGDTRLQKAIANIEKELEVQLAKLREDNQLLEAQRLEQRTNYDLEMMREMGYCSGIENYSRHLNLMPEGATPYTLLDYFPKDFLLVADESHVTLPQIRGMYNGDQARKQVLVDHGFRLPSAKDNRPLRFEEFEEKVSQAIYISATPGPYELEHSKEMVEQIIRPTGLVDPTIEIHPITGQIDYLMDNIRDRVAKNERVLVTTLTKKMSEDLTDYLKENGVKVNYMHSEIKTLERIEIIRDLRLGKYDVLVGINLLREGLDIPEVSLVTILDADKEGFLRSDRSLIQTIGRAARNSEGHVILFADKITDSMQRAIDETERRRAIQMAFNEEHGITPQTIKKDVRGVISTTIESDDTVEKLEKFNKLKKPERETLLEQLDQEMRQAAKDMQFERAAELRDLILELKAGA; this is encoded by the coding sequence ATGGATTTTGAACTCGTTTCACCATTTGAGCCAGGCGGTGATCAGCCGACGGCAATCGAAAAATTGGTGACTGGGCTAAAACAAGGCGAACGACATCAGACGTTGCTTGGGGCGACCGGTACAGGGAAAACGTTCACAGTGTCGAACGTCATCAAGGAAATCAAGAAACCGACGCTCGTCCTTGCCCACAACAAAACACTAGCGGGACAACTCTACTCGGAGTTCAAGGAATTTTTCCCGAACAACGCGGTCGAGTACTTCGTTAGTTTTTATGATTATTACCAACCGGAGGCGTATGTTCCGTCGACCGATACGTTCATCGAGAAGGACTCTTCGATTAATGATGAAATCGATAAGTTGCGTCACTCGGCAACGTCCGCCTTGTTCGAACGGGAGGACGTCTTGATCGTTGCCTCTGTCTCGTGTATCTACGGTCTCGGTAACCCGGAAGAATACAATAACCATGTCTTGTCACTTCGTGTCGGCAATGAGATGGGGCGTAACGAGATGCTTCGTCGCTTGATTGACATTCAATATGAGCGAAACGATATCGACTTCCAGCGTGGACGGTTCCGCGTCCGAGGAGACGTCGTTGAGATCTTCCCGGCGTCACGCGACGAACAGTGTGTCCGGGTCGAGTTCTTCGGTGACGAGATTGAGCGGATTCGCGATATGGATCCGTTGACAGGTGAGATTGTCGCGGATCGTGAGCACATCTCGATCTTCCCGGCGTCCCACTTCGTGACGGGGGATACCCGTCTGCAGAAGGCGATCGCGAACATCGAGAAGGAACTTGAAGTTCAGCTTGCGAAGTTACGTGAAGACAATCAGTTACTTGAGGCACAACGACTCGAACAACGGACGAACTATGACCTTGAGATGATGCGTGAGATGGGCTATTGCTCAGGGATTGAGAACTACTCACGTCACCTGAACTTGATGCCGGAAGGGGCAACACCGTACACATTGCTCGATTACTTCCCGAAAGACTTCTTACTCGTTGCTGACGAGTCACACGTGACGTTGCCGCAAATTCGCGGGATGTACAATGGCGACCAGGCGCGGAAACAAGTTCTCGTTGATCACGGTTTCCGTTTACCGTCAGCAAAAGACAACCGTCCGCTACGGTTTGAAGAGTTCGAAGAAAAGGTCAGTCAGGCGATTTATATCTCGGCGACACCTGGACCGTATGAACTCGAACATTCAAAAGAGATGGTTGAGCAAATCATTCGTCCGACGGGTCTTGTCGATCCGACAATCGAGATTCATCCGATTACCGGACAAATCGATTACTTGATGGATAACATTCGCGATCGCGTGGCGAAAAATGAGCGTGTCCTCGTCACGACGTTGACGAAGAAGATGTCGGAAGACTTGACCGATTACTTGAAAGAGAATGGCGTCAAGGTCAACTACATGCACTCGGAGATCAAGACACTTGAACGGATTGAAATCATTCGTGACTTACGGCTCGGGAAGTACGATGTCCTTGTCGGGATCAACTTACTCCGAGAAGGACTTGATATTCCGGAAGTTTCGCTCGTAACGATTCTCGATGCCGATAAGGAAGGTTTCCTCCGCTCGGACCGTTCGCTCATCCAGACGATTGGTCGGGCAGCACGGAACTCGGAAGGACACGTCATCTTATTTGCCGATAAAATCACCGATTCGATGCAACGAGCAATCGATGAGACGGAACGGCGTCGCGCGATTCAGATGGCATTCAACGAAGAACATGGCATCACGCCGCAGACAATCAAAAAAGATGTCCGTGGTGTCATCAGTACGACGATCGAGAGCGACGATACCGTCGAAAAACTCGAGAAGTTCAACAAACTCAAAAAACCGGAGCGCGAAACGTTACTCGAACAGCTCGACCAAGAGATGCGTCAAGCGGCGAAGGACATGCAGTTCGAACGAGCTGCCGAGCTCCGCGATCTCATATTAGAATTGAAAGCAGGTGCCTAA